In Hallerella succinigenes, the following are encoded in one genomic region:
- the tadA gene encoding tRNA adenosine(34) deaminase TadA — protein MEAALREAERAYDLGEVPIGCVIVKDGRCIARGYNQVETLKDATAHAEVLAIGAASSALENWRLSGATLYVTLEPCPMCAGAILNSRISRIVYGSPDTRFGGCGTTIDVITNNALGQKVQVTGGVKAEECLGILKAFFMEMRLKKGDSGAKPPKESIS, from the coding sequence ATGGAAGCGGCTCTCCGTGAAGCCGAACGTGCTTATGACCTGGGCGAAGTGCCTATAGGATGCGTAATTGTGAAAGACGGACGTTGCATTGCTCGAGGTTACAATCAGGTGGAAACCTTAAAAGATGCGACGGCGCATGCGGAAGTTTTGGCAATCGGAGCCGCTTCTTCGGCTCTTGAAAACTGGCGTCTTTCCGGTGCGACTCTTTATGTGACGCTTGAACCTTGCCCCATGTGCGCGGGCGCAATTTTGAACAGCCGAATTTCCCGAATCGTGTACGGTTCTCCCGATACGCGCTTCGGTGGCTGCGGCACGACCATTGACGTTATCACGAACAATGCGCTTGGCCAAAAAGTCCAGGTGACAGGTGGCGTGAAGGCGGAAGAATGTTTGGGCATCCTCAAGGCGTTTTTTATGGAAATGCGCTTAAAGAAGGGTGATTCCGGCGCAAAGCCTCCAAAAGAATCCATTTCTTAA